A stretch of the Macaca mulatta isolate MMU2019108-1 chromosome 14, T2T-MMU8v2.0, whole genome shotgun sequence genome encodes the following:
- the OR5L1 gene encoding olfactory receptor 5L1 (The RefSeq protein has 3 substitutions compared to this genomic sequence) — MGKENCTALAEFILLGLSDVPELRVGLFLLFLLIYGVTLLANLGMIALIQVRSQLHTPMYFFLSHLSFVDFCYSSIIVPKMLANIFSKDKTISFLGCMVQFYLFCTCGVTEVFLLAVMAYDHFVAICNPLLYTVTMSQKLRVELASCCYFCGTVCSLIHLCLALRIPFYRSNVINHFFCDLPPLLSLACSDITLNEALLFLVTILNESVTIVIILTSYLLILTTILKMRSAEGRHKAFSTCASHLTAITVFHGTILSIYCGPSSGNSGNANKVATVFYTIVIPMLNPLIYSVRNKDVKEALRKVMSSKIHS, encoded by the coding sequence ATGGGCAAGGAAAACTGCACCGCTCTGGCTGAGTTCATTCTCCTCGGACTATCAGATGTCCCTGAGTTGAGAGTCGGCCTCTTCCTGCTGTTCCTTCTCATTTATGGAGTCACTTTGTTAGCCAACCTGGGCATGATTGCACTGATTCAGGTCCGCTCTCAGCTCCACACCCCCATGTACTTTTTCCTCAGCCACTTGTCCTTCGTAGATTTCTGCTACTTCTCAATAATTGTGCCAAAGATGTTGGCTAATATCTTCAGCAAGGACAAAACCATCTCCTTCCTGGGGTGCATGGTGCAATTCTACTTGTTTTGCACTTGTGGGGTCACTGAGGTCTTCCTGCTGGCTGTGATGGCCTATGACCGCTTTGTGGCCATCTGTAACCCCTTGCTGTACACGGTCACCATGTCTCAGAAGCTGCGTGTGGAGCTGGCATCTTGCTGCTACTTCTGTGGGACGGTGTGTTCTCTGATTCACTTGTGCTTAGCTCTGAGGATCCCCTTCTATAGATCTAATGTGATAAACCACTTCTTCTGTGATCTGCCTCCTCTCTTAAGTCTTGCTTGCTCTGATATCACTCTGAATGAGGCACTGCTGTTCCTGGTGACCATTTTGAATGAGAGCGTTACCATCGTGATCATCCTGACCTCCTATCTGCTAATTCTTACCACCATCCTGAAGATGCGCTCTGCAGAGGGCCGGCATAAAGCTTTCTCCACCTGTGCTTCCCACCTCACCGCCATCACTGTCTTCCATGGAACAATCCTTTCCATTTATTGCAGGCCCAGTTCAGGCAACAGTGGAAATGCTAACAAAGTTGCCACTGTGTTCTACACTATCGTGATTCCTATGCTGAACCCTCTGATCTATAGCGTGAGAAATAAAGATGTGAAAGAAGCTCTCAGAAAAGTGATGAGTTCCAAAATTCACTCCTAG